The Aerococcus christensenii genome segment AAGATGAGATGCGATATCTTTTAGAGAACTAGCAAAGATATAGTGATCGAACTCTTCTTGAGGGATTAATCCAGCTTCACACATGGTTTTTAGAGTGGTTTTTAATGGGTCATAGAAATGATCAAGATTATAAATGATAATTGGAGTAGTAGCGTGGTGGAGTCGTTTCCATACTAAAGCATCGAAAAGTTCTTCCATTGTTCCAATCCCTCCTGGAAAGACAATCATAACATCTGGACTTTCGATGAGTTTAGCTTTTCTTTCATCCATTGTTTTTAAAACGTGGAGTTCACTCAAATGTTGATGAGGCTTTTCGCGGTGAACAAGGATTTCGGGAATATAGCCGATAACATAAGCGCCGTTTTCTAAGGCGCTGTTTGCTAAAACGCCCATCAAACCTGTCTTAGCTCCTCCATAGATTAATTGATGATTATTTTGACCGATCCATTGGCCGAGTTCTTGGATAGCGGTTTTAAAATTCAATTTTTTCCCAGAATTTGCACCGCAAAAAACAGTAATTTTCATGACATAATGTCTCCTTTTTGACAATAAATTGATATAAAATATTTTGAATTTAAAGAATTGAAAATCCAGTCCTTTAGTGAAGAAAAAAGTCTAAAAAGTGATGCGACTTTGAAAAACGGACTTTGACAAAAAAGTTTAAAAACGCTACAATAACTATATGATGATAACTCCTATTTAAAGGAAATGTGACCAGATTCACAGTTCGTCATCATGATTACTAACCCCTTAAAAACAGGTTGGCCTTATGACCAGCCTGTTTTTAATTTGTGTTAAAAGGTTGGAGACTATTCATCATAACCATGAGGGCTAGATTCTTGCCAATGCCAGGAATCTCTACACATGTCGTCTAATGTTTTTTCTGTTTGCCAACCGAGTAATTCTTTGGCGTAAGAAGGATCTGCATAGCAGGAAGCCACATCTCCTGGACGTCTAGGATCAATCACATAAGGAAGGGAAAGATGGTTAACTTTTTCAAAAGTTTGAACTAAATCGAGAACGGAGTAACCTTGCCCCGTTCCTAAATTAATAGTTTCTAATCCTTCATGTTCTTCAGCATATCGAATAGCGGCCACGTGACCTTTGGCGAGATCTACGACATGAAGATAATCGCGAACACCGGTCCCATCAGGAGTATCGTAATCATTCCCAAAGATATGGAGTTTTTCTAATTTACCGATGGCTACTTGGGTAATATATGGCATTAAGTTGTTTGGAATACCTTGAGGATCCTCGCCGATCAATCCGCTTTCATGGGCACCAATTGGATTAAAGTAACGCAATATGGTGATTGACCAATTAGGATGGGCTTTGGAAGTATCCTTTAGAATTCGTTCTCCCATTAACTTGGTATAGCCATAAGGATTCGTAACTTGACCAGTTGACATTTTTTCAGAGAGAGGAGAAGGATTCTCTGTTCCATATACTGTTGCGCTTGAAGAGTAAACAATACGCTGGACCTTATGTTTATTCATGGCTTTAAGAATGGATAATAATCCGCCTAAGTTATTAGAATAATATTTAATAGGTTTTTGAACAGATTCGCCGACCGCTTTAAAGGCAGCATAATGAATGATAGCTTCAATCGTTTCTGTTTGAAAAATATGGTCAAGCTTTTCTTCGTCCAGAATATTCACTTGATAGAAACGTGGACGTGTGCCAGTAATTTTTTCGATGCGATCAATAACGGTTGCCTTACTATTAGAAAGATCATCAACAATAACGACATCATAACCAGCTTGAATTAATTCAACAGTTGTATGGGAACCGATATATCCCGCTCCACCAGTAACTAATATGGACATAATTTTCTCCTTTTTTCTTTGCGTTTATCTTTGCGTTTAATTAATTGTATTATATCATCGAAAAGGAGAAAGAAATTGAAAAAATTCGTTAAACATTATTAAAAGCGCTTTCACAAAAATTGTTCTTCTTGGAAATATTTTGTATACTTAATAAAGAAGAGTTTTTTTAACAATGAAAATAAAAATAGGGCGATAAAAAAATTGGTGATAAATTTTTTATAAAACATTGTGAAGTATTCACCTTTTCTGTATAATAAGAATTGTGAAAATATGTTTATTTAGGAGGCGAAATTATGGGAAAAGCGGTTAGTGACTTGACGCTTGATGAAAAACATTTTGCTAGGCAGCAAGCGAGCGCGAAAGCCTCCGACGTTTTGCTAAAAATACGTCGAGAAAGGGGCTTATCCCAAGCACAGTTAGCAGAAGTTTCAGGACGAAAGCAGAGTTATATTTCGAGAGTAGAATCTCGTCAACAAAATATAAGTTTGGGGACTTTACAAGAAATTGTAAACTCTGTCGGAGCCGAGTTAATTATAGATGTTGATCTGCATTAAGTAAGCAAATCAAAGAGACAAAAGTAACTATTGAGGAAAATTTTCCTTGATAGTTATTTTTGTCACAAGGGGAATGATAGCTTATGCAAAATTGTCAAAAGGATCTTAAACTATGTGTGGAAAAAAATATAAACCAGAAAAGTTAATTGATCTTTCAGATTATGCTAAAGTTAGTTATTATTACAAAGAGGCAAAAGAATCTGAAGGATATTTCGTTAATTTTTGTAATCAAAGTTTATTGATTTTTGAATGCAAAGGAACTTTAGAGACAGTAACTAGACAGAAAGCTATTATTTTAACGGATAAGGGAGATTTTATACAAACCGGTGAGAAATTGGAAAAGCTACTGTCTCTTGCGGTCACCAATTCTGTAAATAGTTTAAATATGAAAGAGGATGTTAAAAAACATATTCCGTTAATCATTGATAAAGGTTTGTTTGTTTATTTTAATCATAAAAGGAATCCTGTAAGGGCTTATGTCAATATATCTTTATTTCGAGATATTATTCCTCGAAATAACCAAGTTGTTTTAGTTTCATTAAGTGAATTGAAGCTAGTTTTAAAGTCTTCTTATTCTTCGATGATGAAGAGTTTGAATAAAGCCTATATTCCGTTGGTGTTACTTTATGATTTAATTCGAAGTAATCCTTTAGTAAAAGACCCTTTAATTCGAGAAAAAACGTTATTTGAGCATGTTCTTTATTATGGAAGACAGTCTAAAGTAATTTCTCCAGAGGATGTTCGTGAAGAATTGAAGAAGATTTATCGCAAATTGATATCTTTTGAGTAAAAATCTATAAAAAGGAGACAAAGCAATGAAGAATGGACCGATTAAACTGAGTGAGTTAGCTTCTCAGGGAGAGAAACAGCAAAAGCCAGTCAAAAAAAATATGAAAGGGACGGTCCAAGGAGAAGGTAGAGCGGATGCATTTACTGGACGTGTGATTAGTGAGATTGAAGTTCAACAAAGACATAAAAAGAGATATAATCTTTATGTGAATGAGCGCTTCTTTTTGGGCATTAGTGAGGAGACTCTCGTTCATTTTGGCTTATATAAAGGGATGGATTTGACAGAAGAGCAGTTGTTGGCTATTCGTAACAAGGAATTAGAAAATCGAGCGTATCAAGTGGCTCTGGTGTATTTGTCTCATAGCTTACGTTCCAAAAAGCAAATTGAAGAACGACTTGAAAAGGAAGAAACTGAGCCGGAATACATTGAACGAACCTTACACCGATTAGAAGAATTGGGATTGGTGGATGATGTTTCTTTTGGTGCTTCTTATGTTCGCACGCAAGCTTTGATTAGTCGAAAAGGCCCCGAATTTATACAGAAAGAATTGAAAAAGAAAGGACTCACAGAAGAAAATATTCGCAAGGCTTTAGAAGAATATCCAAGACAGCAGCAATTAGAGAATTGCCGTTATTTAGCAGATAAGAAATGGTTTGCTAATCAAAAGCGATATTCTTTTCGGAAAAATCAAGAAAAAACGTGGTTCTATTTATATAGTAAGGGCTTTGAAAAAGAAATGATTCAAGCAGTAATTAGTGAATATAAAGAAGAAGTCGGGAGTAATCAGGCGACTTTGAAGAAAGAGCTAGAAAAGTATTGGCGAAAGTATCGTTATTTAGATAAAAAGCAGAAAATTTATAAAGTAAAATGTGCGCTCTATCGAAAAGGTTTTGAGAGTGATGAAATTAATAATTGCCTAGATCAAAGGCAAGAAGAGGAGGAATTAGGTGACTGCGATTAATCAAGATTTTTCTCTAAAAGGCTGGTTAGGGAAATCAGCAATTGAAGACATTGGGCCAAACATTGAAGGGGTAGAGGTCTGGGGCCCTAAGACGGTTCAAGCATTTCGCAAGCAACTCTTGGCCTGGTATGATCAAGAAAAAAGAGATCTTCCCTGGCGAAAAGAAAAAGATCCATATGCCATATGGGTATCAGAAATTATGCTTCAGCAAACGCAGGTGAATACAGTAATTCCCTATTATCACAAATTTATGCGGCAATTCCCTCATGTCCAAGCTCTTAGTCAAGCGAGTGATGATGATCTTTTAAAAGTATGGCAAGGTTTAGGCTATTATTCACGTGTTAAGAATATGAGACAGGCTGCCCAACAAGTGATGGAGGAATACGGAGGAAAATTTCCAAAGACACAAGCGGAGTTAAAAAAGTTAAAGGGGATTGGACCTTATACCTCTGGGGCAATTGCTTCGATTGCGTTTAATGAAGCGGTCCCTGCGATAGATGGAAATGCTATGCGGGTGTTTAGTCGCTTATTTGCGATTAATGCAGATATTAGTAAGGCTAGAAATCAACGGATTTTTAAAGCAGTGATCGCTTATGTGTTAGATCCCAAACGCCCAGGAGATTTTAATCAAGCTTTGATGGATTTAGGTTCTTCTTATGAATTGCCTAAGCAACCTTCAGATCCAGAAAGCCCGATTAGGAATTTTAATCTGTCTTATCTTACAAATACCAGTCAAAATTATCCTGTTAAGCAGTCTAAAATAAAAACAAAGACTATCTCGTTGAATGCGCTGTTGGTTCGTAATGAACGGGGACAATTTCTCATCCAGAAAAGGCCAAGCAAGGGCTTATTGGCTAATTTATGGACTGTTCCCCTTTTTGAACAAACCACGCAGGATAAGCCATCTTATGAGAATTTGGTTGAAGAAACGCAGGAAATTTATCACTTTCATCCTATTGTTATGAAGACACCTATTGGTCATGTTAAACATGTTTTTTCGCATCGTATTTGGGAGATTGATCTCTATTTTGCTGAACTTTCTTGGACGAAAACGGAGCTAACGGAAGTTGAAAAGACAGACTGGCTTTATTTACATGATCTTGATCAACATGCTTTTCCGACGGTTCAAATGAAAATTTGGAAAGCTCTTTATGATTATTTGAAGAATGATGAATAACAAACTAAAATGGCTCTTTTTGAGGGGCCATTTTAGTTTGGTTAAGTTTTATTTGATATGCACAATTTCTTATTTATAAGATAGACATTTGTATAATTTTTGCTAAAATAGGGAAAACAAATTGATTTGAAGGGAAGTTTGCTATGACGAAAGCATTAACTGATACTGTGACTTTACGCCATGGAGCGAGGATAAAAGGACGAATTGTACAACCCCCTATGTTGACAAATAGTGGATTAAGTGGTGGATTTGTGAGTCAAGATACGCTAAATTACTATACAACACGTTCAGAATCAGCAGGAATGGTTATTGTAGAATATTGTTACGTGATTAAAGATGGAGGCCCTTCTCATACTTGGGCAGCTAATAAAGAACAACTAAGTGTGCAAAGTGATGAACATATTGAAGGACTTCGTAAAATTGCTCAGTCTCTTCAATCTAAAGGCAATAAAGCTATTCTACAAATCAATCACTCAGGGAGAGAATCGAACTTTCCAGCTAGACATGGCGGAAGAGCTTTAGCCCCAAGTGCTATTGATTTTAGTTTCTTAGATTATCCTGTTGAAGAAATTACTGAAGAAGAAATTTATAAAGTTATTGAAGCTTTTGGTTTGGCTACAAGACGCGCTATTCAAGCTGGATTTGATGGTGTAGAAATCCACGGCGCTAACCATTACCTTCACCAACAATTTTTCTCTAAATGGTCGAATCAGCGCCAAGATAAGTGGGGAGGTTCTTATGAAAATCGTACTCGCTTTATTAGAGAAGTAAATGATCAAGTGTTTAAAGTAATTCGTGAAGAGGCTCCTAAAGATTTTATCGTTGGCTACCGAATTAGTCCAGAAGAAATTCATGGAGTGAATGTGGGATACACTTATCAAGATTCTACACGTCTCGTGGAAGATCTTGGTAAACATTATGATTTTGATTATATTCATATCTCTAATTTAAATTATAAAAATAAACCAGCTGGGCAAAGTTCTACATATGCTCAACTTTATCGGCAGGTCCTTCCTGATGATGTTAAAATTATTGTAGTAGGTGGAATCACTAATGAAGAAAAGGCCAAGGATGCTTTGAATTATGCTGATTTTGCTGCAGTAGGGCGTGGCACTTTAATTGATCCACAATTTGGTAAGAAAATTATGGAAGGTCGCGGAAATGAGATTGTGACTGAAATTTCGCCAGAGCAGGCGGAAATTTCTAAATTACCACCTGCCTTAATTACTCTTTTTTCTGATGAGAAAATGCCCCTTCAAATGCCGGGGAGAGAATCTTTATTCCATTTACATGGTCAAGATAAAGAATATTACCGAGAAGGTTACTAAATTTTGAAGGAAGAATATAACAAAAAACGTTGTTAGTAAAAACTAACAACGTTTTTTGTTACAAAGTTAATAGTTTTGATAGAGAACAGATCATCACAGTCGGAGGATGATTACGATTTTTTACGCATTCTTTTGTTATAGCGTCTACGGCGATTACGTTTTGCTTGAGTGAGTTGGCAATAACGCGAAAACCATAATTTAACATAAGCCTTTGAAAAAGGCCCCTTGCCCTCTTCGATCCAACGAACAAGTTCTTTAAGATGACTTTTGATGATAACATCTAGCTCTTTAGAATAATGCATGTAGGCACCGTGTTCGAGATATTCATCGATATCAAGTAATTTTTTTTCACCGTTAGGGAAAATCTTTATATCTAAGTCATAGTCGATATACTTTAATCCTTCTTCATCGATGACATAAGGGGAAGCAAGGTTGCTATAATAAGACACCCCATTCGATCGAATCATAGTAACGATATTGAACCAATATTTTTTATGGAAATATAGCAAAGCGGGTTCACGCGTTACCCAACGCCGACCATCAGATTCAGTGACGAGAGTATGATCATTGCAAGCGATGATACTTTGATCATTTGTTTTAAGGACCATGCAATCTCTCCACGTTCGATGGAGTGAACCATCGTGTTTATAACTTTTGACTGTGATGAACTCTCCTTCTTTCGGATGATACATCACATGACCTACTTTCTACACTCAGGTATTAAAAACCAAAGTCAGAACTAGTATAACATAGTCACTAAAGCGAGTGTATAGGTAAAATAAATTTTTCTCGTTTTCTCTTTAGGATCATGTTACAATCAAAGGAAGAATAGGGAGGCGGTTGTGAGAGATGAATGCATCTAGTCAGCAGCAAAAGAAGATAGCCTTGATAGCTACTTTAGTCACTTTAATTTTGGTGAGTGTGACATACTATGTTGGTCAAGTCAAAGGAAAAGAAACGTGGAGAAATGATCAAGCACAATTAGCGGAGAAACAAGAAGATAAAAGTCCGCTGACTTTTGAGCAAACCCGTCAAAAAGCAAAAGTGAGTGATTATTTAGCTTATCTGAAAGCACAAGGGCAAATACCTAAAGTCACGTTTGTAAATACAAAAAGTAAAATGTTAGAAGGAATGACTCAAAGCTTAAATCAATTCAAGAAGGAAGATTTGAAAGATTTAGTGGTAAAGGTGGATGATCTTAAAAATTACAATAGTAAAGATCTATTGGCCAGTTCTTGGATTAAGAATTTTCCTAAAGAGAAATCACATTTGTTGGTACTCCCTCTACCCACTGTAGATGATTATCATGATGGCATTTCGATGGAAGACTCTGTCGAAATTTTGGAACATATCTATGCTCAGATTCGGGTAGATAGTCCAGAGACGAATATTTTATTTGTTCATTTGCCGAGTTTAACGCAGGCAGATCATTCAGATGAGAAATATGGAGAGTATGTCAACAAAGTTTCGGAGGCTTTGAAAAATAAAGGGTATAATGTTTTGGATATTAGTCAAAACTTTGAAAGAGCAGCAAAAGAAGCTAAAGGAGATCTCTATGAAGCTGAAGGCACTTTTACTGATAAAGGCTTACAAGTTTTGAAATCAGAGTTTGAAAAAGCTTTGTTAGAACAAGAATTTGATTTTAGTCGAGGTTATAAGGGAGATAATGAAGACTGTCAACAATTAGAAGAAAAATTGGCTCAAAAGAAAGCAGAGGAAGAATCACGAAAAGCGGAGCAAGCGTCTGCTCAAGAAGCAGAGAAAGAAAAACAGCAAGCAGTTCGTCAGTCTCAGGAATCTGCAGTATCTCGCCAACCTTTGCAATCCCAAGCCCAAGCGGCGCCATCTCCTAATGGAATTTATTCACCCAACAGAGGGGGAGCGGTGTATCAGCATCCTGTACCTGTTAATCCGCCAACAGGTGCCCAAAGCATTGGAGGACAATCGGCCCCGGTAAGACAACGATAAATCGGATAGCATTCATTCAAGAGTGGAACTCTTTAAGAAAAAATGGACATTATCCATAAAAGATAGAAAAGCAGCTAAGAGGCTAATCTCTGTAGCTGCTTTTTGTTTATTCAATATTTGCCTTTATGATTGGGAGTGAAGTTTATCTTCTAGAGCATAGTGTTGACGATCTTCGTCGTGATAAGTATGGTAGGAACGAACCAGTGTATTTAAATGAATTAAGGAATTTTCTACTTCAATCATAGCCCCAGATAAAAGAATCAGCGCATTACTTTTTTCTAACTGAAGGCGGACAGCTTCAGGCTCATCGGTTTGTATGATTGTAATTTCTTCTAGAATTTCATCCATTAATTCATTGCGTCGCGCTTTCGTTGGTTGAAAGAAATTAACTTCTGAAGGCGAGATACGCCCGTCGAATTTAAGGAAAATTTGTTCATGAGCGGCACAAAGTGTTTCGATCCGTTCTCGAATAGAAGCTCTTAAGTGATCATCGAGGACAAAAAGAACATTGGTGTGGGTATGAATGATATAGAGAAGGTTTGTAATATCTTTAAGGGCTTGAATAAAGCTTCGATAAACGACAAGTTGTCGCTTGCGGGCAATGACGTGGTCAGGAAGCCAGATAGGTTCTTCTTTAGTCAGAAGAAAGCGCTCATTGATTCCATTAATCTTTTTATAGGTCCATTCCAAATCTGAAGTTAAGGAAGAATATTCACCATTTTTTCTAAGGATGGCACGTAAGCGTATGAGAATTTCAGAAGAAGTCGATGTAATCTCCTGATAAAGGACATTATCATACTTAGGAGGCATGATGAACGCATTAACAGCGATCGCTATGGCAACACCTAAAATGTTTTCAAATACACGAAAGGTCGAAACAAAAATTAATTCTTCGATACCACTGACTTGCCTTAACATAATAATGACGACAGTAATGGCTGCTAATGAAATCACTTCTTGAAGTTTTAAAGCGTTCATAATAGCGATAAAAATGATGACGGTTAAGCCTACCACAATGGCATTATTGCCAAAAAAGTAGTACATCACAACAGCAGTTAATCCACCAGAAAAAGCAGCGATTGCGCGTTTGAATAAGGTATCCCATGTCTTTCTAACGGATTGCTGGAGCCCTAAGATGACTACAAAGGTTGGCTGCATGACGTCTATATTGGGGAGTAAAGAGGAAATGAGCATTGCTAAGATAACTCCAATTCCTGTTTTTATGGTTCGTGCACCTAATTTCATGAAGATCTCCTTTTCATTAGTTGGTTTATTAATATCATACAGGCTAAAGGCCGTAAATGCTAACAAATTATGATAGAATAAGATAGAAAATGAACGTTAAGGGCTTTCTTTCAAGAAAGGGTGTGCAAAATGACAAATCCTGGTCAAATCTACCAAGAAGCTATTCATTATCTTCAACAACATAAGTTGCGATTGACACGTTCTCGTCGAAGAATACTCAAGTATTTAATTGCCAGTGAATGTCACCCAACGGCAGAAAGAGTCTATAAAGAACTTGTTCAAAAAGAGGAAGAAGTTTCTTTGGCAACTGTGTATAATACTTTGAATCAATTGGCATCTATTGGTTTAGTTAAAGAAATTCGATTGCAAGATGGAAGCCGTCACTTTGATTTCTTTTTACAAGAGCACTACCACTTGATTTGTACTGAGTGTGGACAGATTGTTGATTGGTATGAAAGGGAACAACGATTGAAGGATGCGATTAATCAAATAGAAAATTCGGGGGATCGCTCTACAGATTTTCAATTGGAAGGTTATCGTATAGAGTTTTATGGAAAATGTGCGCATTGTGTGGATTCAAAAGAAAACCAGAGTTAAATGTTAACTCTGGTGATATAGAAATTAACTTTTGGCTTTTTGGCAGGCGGCAATAACTGCTTCAATCACTGCAGAACGTAAACCTTTATCTTCTGCTACACGTACACATTCAATAGATGTTCCAGCAGGCGAACACACATCATCTTTTAATTGCTCAGGATGGTTATGTGTCTCTATAACCATTTGAGCAGATCCAGCCACGGTTTGAGCAACTAAGGCAAGGGCTTGCTGACGAGGAAGTCCTTGCTGACAGGCTGCATCTGCCATCGCTTCAATAAACATATAAACCAATGTTGGACTAGAACCACTAACGCCGGTAATAGTATCCAATTGAGCTTCCGTGACTTGCTCAACGAGCCCCATTTCAGATAAAAGCTCTTTCGTAAGAGCTACTTCATCCGGACTAAGCGCTTCGTTAGGTGTAAATCCGATCACTCCTGCCTGGATAGCAACGGGAGTATTTGGCATCATCCGAACAATTTTATGACCCGTTGAAAGGAAAGAAGCAATAGAAGCAATAGAATATCCCGCGGCGGAACTAATGATTAAACTTTCTTTTTTAAGAGAAGGAGCGATTTCTTTGAGGACATCGTCCATATTATAAGGTTTAACAGTTACAAGCACGATGTCTGCATTTTCGACAGCTTTTAGGTTATTAGTAGAAGCCTCAATTCCATACCGTTCAGCCACTTCTTTAGCTGACACTTCTTCGTGTGTTGTGGCATAGAGATGTTTGGTGTCGACAAAATGGTTACTCAATAGGCCTTTTATAATAGATTGACCAATTTTACCAGCTCCGATAATAGCTATATTTTTCAAAATAAAACTCACTCCTTTGAAACATTTATTACATATCTATCATATCAGAAAGAGCCACTTATGCGATTAATAAATTTATTAAAAGCTTCCTTTTCGATTACAAAACTCTATGATAGGCGTCAAAAATTTATTATATGTGGCTTATTTTTTACTTTAGGAAAGAGGAATCTTCTTTTTTAGTTGGAGATAGCAATTACCAAGCGAATTATTTTTGTTTTTGCGGCAATTTTAGCAAAAGAGGTTCCTTCTCCATTTTGGGCCGTGATTGTTTTGAAAATTATTGTGGGATTTATGCTAAGAGAACTATATCTTCGAATGCATTTTTTGTAGTATGGAAGGATCATTAAAAGAATTTTTCTGGTGATTGATTTGGCAAAATCAAAAAAATAAAAAAATTTGTTGACAAGAAGATCAAATCTTGATATTCTAAATAGGCTGTTTCTGAGAGAGCGGCAAGATACTTATCAGTGTTTAGCTTGTAATGAAAATTACACGTCAAACAAAATAAAAAAAGTCCTTGACAAAGAAACGCCTAACACTGTATAATAGCTCTTGCTGGTTAATCGTTTAAGCGGTCCGAAACTGCTTAAACATGCAGCAAAAAAAGTTTTAAAAATATGTTGACATCTAAAATGAGATGTGATAACATAATTGGGTCGCTGTTAAACAGCAACTGAAAGATAGACCTTTGAAAACTGAACAAAGAAGACGAACCAAATGTGTAGGGATAGTTAGAAATAACTAAACCAACAATTCAAGCAATAAGTCTAGACTAGACTCAAACAAGTCAGCAAAAATGAGCTAAGAACAGTTCATGAATTCTTTCATGAGAGTTTGATCCTGGCTCAGGACGAACGCTGGCGGCGTGCCTAATACATGCAAGTCGAGCGAACAGAGAAAGTGCTTGCACTTTCAAAGTTAGCGGCGGACGGGTGAGTAACACGTAAGGAACCTACCGATAAGCGGGGGACAACATCCGGAAACGGGTGCTAATACCGCATAGGAAGTTTGTTCGCATGAACAAACTTAGAAAGATGGCTCTGCTATCACTTATCGATGGCCTTGCGGTGCATTAACTAGTTGGCGAGGTAACGGCTCACCAAGGTGATGATGCATAGCCGACCTGAGAGGGTAATCGGCCACATTGGGACTGAGACACGGCCCAAACTCCTACGGGAGGCAGCAGTAGGGAATCTTCCGCAATGGACGCAAGTCTGACGGAGCAACGCCGCGTGAGTGAAGAAGGTTTTCGGATCGTAAAACTCTGTTGTAAGAGAAGAACAAATTGTAGAGTAACTGCTACAGTCTTGACGGTATCTTACCAGAAAGCCACGGCTAACTACGTGCCAGCAGCCGCGGTAATACGTAGGTGGCAAGCGTTGTCCGGATTTATTGGGCGTAAAGGGGGCGCAGGCTGCTTCTTAAGTCTGATGTGAAAGTCCACGGCTTAACCGTGGAAGTGCATTGGAAACTGGGAAGCTTGAGTACAGAAGAGGAAAGTGGAACTCCATGTGTAGCGGTGGAATGCGTAGATATATGGAAGAACACCAGTGGCGAAAGCGACTTTCTGGTCTGTCACTGACGCTGAGGCCCGAAAGCGTGGGTAGCAAACAGGATTAG includes the following:
- a CDS encoding oxidoreductase, whose product is MTKALTDTVTLRHGARIKGRIVQPPMLTNSGLSGGFVSQDTLNYYTTRSESAGMVIVEYCYVIKDGGPSHTWAANKEQLSVQSDEHIEGLRKIAQSLQSKGNKAILQINHSGRESNFPARHGGRALAPSAIDFSFLDYPVEEITEEEIYKVIEAFGLATRRAIQAGFDGVEIHGANHYLHQQFFSKWSNQRQDKWGGSYENRTRFIREVNDQVFKVIREEAPKDFIVGYRISPEEIHGVNVGYTYQDSTRLVEDLGKHYDFDYIHISNLNYKNKPAGQSSTYAQLYRQVLPDDVKIIVVGGITNEEKAKDALNYADFAAVGRGTLIDPQFGKKIMEGRGNEIVTEISPEQAEISKLPPALITLFSDEKMPLQMPGRESLFHLHGQDKEYYREGY
- a CDS encoding LOG family protein; amino-acid sequence: MKITVFCGANSGKKLNFKTAIQELGQWIGQNNHQLIYGGAKTGLMGVLANSALENGAYVIGYIPEILVHREKPHQHLSELHVLKTMDERKAKLIESPDVMIVFPGGIGTMEELFDALVWKRLHHATTPIIIYNLDHFYDPLKTTLKTMCEAGLIPQEEFDHYIFASSLKDIASHLLEKKSSLH
- a CDS encoding Fur family transcriptional regulator, which gives rise to MTNPGQIYQEAIHYLQQHKLRLTRSRRRILKYLIASECHPTAERVYKELVQKEEEVSLATVYNTLNQLASIGLVKEIRLQDGSRHFDFFLQEHYHLICTECGQIVDWYEREQRLKDAINQIENSGDRSTDFQLEGYRIEFYGKCAHCVDSKENQS
- the galE gene encoding UDP-glucose 4-epimerase GalE translates to MSILVTGGAGYIGSHTTVELIQAGYDVVIVDDLSNSKATVIDRIEKITGTRPRFYQVNILDEEKLDHIFQTETIEAIIHYAAFKAVGESVQKPIKYYSNNLGGLLSILKAMNKHKVQRIVYSSSATVYGTENPSPLSEKMSTGQVTNPYGYTKLMGERILKDTSKAHPNWSITILRYFNPIGAHESGLIGEDPQGIPNNLMPYITQVAIGKLEKLHIFGNDYDTPDGTGVRDYLHVVDLAKGHVAAIRYAEEHEGLETINLGTGQGYSVLDLVQTFEKVNHLSLPYVIDPRRPGDVASCYADPSYAKELLGWQTEKTLDDMCRDSWHWQESSPHGYDE
- a CDS encoding DUF402 domain-containing protein encodes the protein MYHPKEGEFITVKSYKHDGSLHRTWRDCMVLKTNDQSIIACNDHTLVTESDGRRWVTREPALLYFHKKYWFNIVTMIRSNGVSYYSNLASPYVIDEEGLKYIDYDLDIKIFPNGEKKLLDIDEYLEHGAYMHYSKELDVIIKSHLKELVRWIEEGKGPFSKAYVKLWFSRYCQLTQAKRNRRRRYNKRMRKKS
- the mutY gene encoding A/G-specific adenine glycosylase; translated protein: MTAINQDFSLKGWLGKSAIEDIGPNIEGVEVWGPKTVQAFRKQLLAWYDQEKRDLPWRKEKDPYAIWVSEIMLQQTQVNTVIPYYHKFMRQFPHVQALSQASDDDLLKVWQGLGYYSRVKNMRQAAQQVMEEYGGKFPKTQAELKKLKGIGPYTSGAIASIAFNEAVPAIDGNAMRVFSRLFAINADISKARNQRIFKAVIAYVLDPKRPGDFNQALMDLGSSYELPKQPSDPESPIRNFNLSYLTNTSQNYPVKQSKIKTKTISLNALLVRNERGQFLIQKRPSKGLLANLWTVPLFEQTTQDKPSYENLVEETQEIYHFHPIVMKTPIGHVKHVFSHRIWEIDLYFAELSWTKTELTEVEKTDWLYLHDLDQHAFPTVQMKIWKALYDYLKNDE
- a CDS encoding FUSC family protein; translated protein: MKLGARTIKTGIGVILAMLISSLLPNIDVMQPTFVVILGLQQSVRKTWDTLFKRAIAAFSGGLTAVVMYYFFGNNAIVVGLTVIIFIAIMNALKLQEVISLAAITVVIIMLRQVSGIEELIFVSTFRVFENILGVAIAIAVNAFIMPPKYDNVLYQEITSTSSEILIRLRAILRKNGEYSSLTSDLEWTYKKINGINERFLLTKEEPIWLPDHVIARKRQLVVYRSFIQALKDITNLLYIIHTHTNVLFVLDDHLRASIRERIETLCAAHEQIFLKFDGRISPSEVNFFQPTKARRNELMDEILEEITIIQTDEPEAVRLQLEKSNALILLSGAMIEVENSLIHLNTLVRSYHTYHDEDRQHYALEDKLHSQS
- a CDS encoding helix-turn-helix domain-containing protein, coding for MGKAVSDLTLDEKHFARQQASAKASDVLLKIRRERGLSQAQLAEVSGRKQSYISRVESRQQNISLGTLQEIVNSVGAELIIDVDLH
- a CDS encoding RecX family transcriptional regulator, whose translation is MKNGPIKLSELASQGEKQQKPVKKNMKGTVQGEGRADAFTGRVISEIEVQQRHKKRYNLYVNERFFLGISEETLVHFGLYKGMDLTEEQLLAIRNKELENRAYQVALVYLSHSLRSKKQIEERLEKEETEPEYIERTLHRLEELGLVDDVSFGASYVRTQALISRKGPEFIQKELKKKGLTEENIRKALEEYPRQQQLENCRYLADKKWFANQKRYSFRKNQEKTWFYLYSKGFEKEMIQAVISEYKEEVGSNQATLKKELEKYWRKYRYLDKKQKIYKVKCALYRKGFESDEINNCLDQRQEEEELGDCD